A region of Geobacillus sp. 46C-IIa DNA encodes the following proteins:
- a CDS encoding YuzL family protein yields the protein MPKRKKDRSKTGVSAPNVRGQGTTETETGAFALDSARKKTKID from the coding sequence GTGCCGAAGCGGAAAAAAGACCGTTCGAAAACGGGCGTCAGCGCCCCGAATGTGAGAGGGCAAGGGACGACGGAAACGGAGACCGGTGCGTTCGCGCTTGACTCCGCCCGCAAAAAAACGAAAATTGATTAA